One window from the genome of uncultured Tateyamaria sp. encodes:
- a CDS encoding aspartate-semialdehyde dehydrogenase yields the protein MGYRVVVAGATGNVGREMLNILAERQFPVDELAVLASRRSLGTEVSFGDQTLKTKDLDTFDFTGWDIALFAIGSDATKTYAPKAAKAGCVVIDNSSLYRYDPDVPLIVPEVNADAIEGYAKKNIIANPNCSTAQMVVALKPLHDRAKIKRVVVSTYQSVSGAGKEGMDELWDQTKAVYNPTSDIQVKKFQKQIAFNVIPHIDSFMEDGSTKEEWKMVAETKKIVDPKIKVTATCVRVPVFVGHSEAVNIETEEFLDEDEARDILREAPGIMVIDKREDGGYVTPIECVGDFATFISRIRQDSTIDNGLNFWCVSDNLRKGAALNAVQIAEVLGTRCLKKG from the coding sequence CAGTTTCCCGTGGACGAGCTGGCCGTACTGGCAAGCCGTCGTTCGCTGGGCACGGAAGTGTCGTTCGGTGATCAGACGCTCAAGACGAAAGACCTCGACACATTCGACTTCACGGGCTGGGACATCGCGCTTTTCGCCATCGGCTCGGACGCGACCAAGACTTACGCGCCCAAGGCGGCCAAGGCCGGGTGCGTGGTCATCGATAATTCGTCGCTTTATCGCTATGATCCGGATGTCCCGCTGATCGTTCCGGAAGTGAACGCCGACGCGATCGAGGGCTACGCCAAGAAGAACATCATCGCCAACCCCAACTGTTCGACGGCCCAAATGGTCGTGGCGCTGAAGCCGCTGCACGATCGGGCCAAGATCAAGCGCGTGGTGGTCAGCACCTACCAATCCGTATCCGGCGCGGGCAAGGAAGGGATGGACGAGCTGTGGGACCAGACCAAGGCGGTCTACAACCCGACGTCGGACATCCAGGTCAAGAAATTCCAGAAGCAGATCGCCTTCAACGTGATCCCGCATATCGACAGCTTCATGGAAGACGGCTCGACCAAGGAAGAATGGAAGATGGTCGCCGAGACGAAGAAAATCGTCGATCCCAAGATCAAGGTCACGGCCACTTGCGTGCGCGTACCGGTCTTCGTCGGCCACTCCGAAGCAGTGAACATCGAGACCGAGGAGTTCCTCGACGAGGACGAGGCCCGCGATATCCTGCGCGAAGCGCCGGGGATCATGGTGATCGACAAGCGCGAGGACGGCGGCTACGTCACGCCCATCGAATGCGTGGGCGACTTCGCCACCTTCATCAGCCGTATCCGCCAGGACAGCACAATAGACAACGGCCTGAACTTCTGGTGCGTGTCGGACAACCTGCGCAAGGGCGCGGCCCTGAACGCGGTGCAGATCGCCGAGGTGCTGGGCACGCGGTGTCTGAAAAAGGGCTAA
- a CDS encoding DUF4139 domain-containing protein encodes MRSALILALLPLPALADTFVVQAPPVAATVYAQGALVSRAATVDLPAGQHVLDLRNMDPDLSLDAMDIRLTGATITARSWTPRPDTPYRAPRTPEWMAAKDAFDAASEALAALDDRIALALASAQAAQDQIQFLNGLTLPKDASANVDTLRAIGQLIASDGTAARAAMRAAEAEARQLRRDRPDLEFALAQAQAALDAATPTNTAPATLSLNVTVPQAVSAELDLSYLTAGVSWAPVYEMDLTDDTALSIARSAVISQFTNEDWTDIQLTLSTVEPFAQSEPSTLWPQRRRIEDPVQKKRELSRLQADSATGLVAPVMESPVIAEEVAAANFEGIGVTYTLPTPVTINARSEDLQIALDRLEMDATVSARAIPRFDDTAFRLAQITNTTAEILLPGRALLYVDGQLVGTTDVGALAPNAETELFFGRIDGLRLTRTVLDRNEGDRGLITRSNQESEDIRIDIENLTPRAWDVSVRDAVPFSEQEDLVIDWSARPAPDVDAVDDQRGILEWQMSLDPGQSRTIAVQTTLTWPEDKVLR; translated from the coding sequence ATGCGCTCCGCCTTGATCCTTGCCCTGCTGCCCTTGCCTGCACTTGCCGACACCTTTGTGGTGCAAGCCCCGCCGGTGGCCGCCACGGTCTATGCGCAAGGGGCGCTGGTGTCTCGCGCTGCTACGGTTGACCTGCCCGCAGGCCAGCACGTATTGGACCTGCGGAACATGGACCCGGATCTGTCGCTGGACGCGATGGACATACGCCTGACCGGGGCCACGATCACCGCCCGCAGTTGGACGCCGCGACCGGATACCCCCTACCGTGCGCCGCGCACCCCTGAATGGATGGCCGCCAAGGATGCATTTGATGCAGCATCCGAGGCGCTGGCCGCGCTGGACGACCGGATTGCGCTGGCTTTGGCCTCTGCCCAGGCGGCCCAGGACCAGATTCAGTTTCTGAATGGCCTCACCCTCCCCAAGGATGCGTCTGCAAATGTGGACACCCTGCGCGCCATCGGCCAGTTGATCGCAAGCGACGGGACCGCCGCGCGCGCCGCGATGCGCGCGGCCGAGGCCGAAGCCCGGCAACTGCGCCGCGACCGTCCCGATCTTGAATTTGCCCTGGCACAGGCGCAAGCGGCCCTTGATGCCGCGACGCCCACCAACACAGCGCCTGCCACCTTGTCGCTGAACGTCACTGTCCCCCAAGCGGTTTCGGCAGAACTGGACCTGTCCTACCTCACCGCAGGTGTCTCCTGGGCCCCTGTCTACGAGATGGACCTGACGGACGACACGGCGCTGTCCATTGCGCGCAGCGCCGTGATTTCACAATTCACGAACGAAGACTGGACGGACATTCAACTGACGTTGTCGACCGTCGAACCTTTCGCGCAATCCGAACCCAGCACGCTTTGGCCACAACGGCGCAGGATCGAAGACCCGGTGCAAAAAAAGCGCGAACTCTCACGTCTGCAAGCCGACAGCGCGACGGGCCTGGTTGCACCCGTCATGGAATCGCCCGTGATCGCCGAAGAGGTTGCCGCCGCCAATTTCGAAGGTATCGGCGTTACCTACACGCTTCCCACCCCGGTCACGATCAACGCGCGCAGCGAGGATTTGCAGATTGCGCTCGATAGGCTGGAAATGGATGCCACGGTCAGTGCCCGCGCGATCCCACGCTTTGATGACACCGCATTTCGGCTGGCTCAGATCACGAACACCACCGCCGAAATCCTGCTGCCCGGCCGGGCACTCTTGTATGTGGACGGCCAGTTGGTCGGCACGACAGATGTCGGCGCCTTGGCACCAAACGCGGAAACCGAGCTGTTCTTTGGCCGCATCGACGGGCTGCGACTGACCCGGACGGTTCTGGACCGCAACGAAGGTGATCGCGGCCTCATCACCCGGTCAAACCAGGAATCAGAGGACATTCGCATCGACATCGAGAACCTGACACCGCGCGCGTGGGACGTTTCGGTTCGTGACGCGGTCCCGTTCTCCGAACAGGAGGATCTGGTGATCGACTGGTCCGCCCGCCCAGCACCCGATGTGGATGCCGTTGATGATCAGCGCGGCATTCTGGAATGGCAAATGTCGCTTGATCCGGGGCAAAGCCGGACCATCGCCGTTCAAACAACCCTGACATGGCCCGAAGACAAGGTCCTTCGGTGA
- a CDS encoding transcriptional regulator, producing the protein MQTHKAKRVAIIIEQVMQSRLTGALSDAGVTGWTVLPVLGGSGRSGAWSREGQVSRGTGMVQVICIIKPERLEEMLDAAFAVVERHIGVVTISDCEVLRAERF; encoded by the coding sequence ATGCAAACCCATAAGGCCAAGCGCGTCGCCATCATCATCGAGCAGGTCATGCAAAGCCGGTTGACGGGTGCACTGTCTGATGCGGGCGTGACCGGGTGGACAGTGTTGCCGGTGCTGGGTGGGTCGGGCCGGTCCGGCGCCTGGAGCCGTGAAGGCCAGGTCAGCCGTGGCACGGGCATGGTGCAGGTGATCTGCATCATCAAACCCGAGCGGCTGGAAGAGATGCTGGATGCCGCCTTTGCCGTGGTGGAACGCCATATCGGCGTTGTCACCATCAGCGATTGCGAAGTGCTGCGGGCCGAACGGTTCTAG